Proteins encoded by one window of Lacerta agilis isolate rLacAgi1 chromosome 11, rLacAgi1.pri, whole genome shotgun sequence:
- the LOC117055262 gene encoding nucleolar protein 6-like translates to LPNLSPLQEAFGDLAMFFYDKHGGEVMGVLWKPSAFEPQPFKALSMKGRMISALTPEPLTVPNVEAILEDFKILGEGLVKSVEARTEKWSI, encoded by the exons cttccaaacctctctccgTTGCAGGAGGCCTTCGGTGACCTGGCGATGTTTTTCTACGACAAGCATGGGGGAGAAGTGATGGGAGTCCTCTGGAAGCCTTCGGCCTTCGAACCACAGCCTTTCAAG GCGCTGAGCATGAAAGGAAGAATGATATCCGCCCTCACCCCTGAGCCTCTGACAGTTCCCAATGTGGAGGCCATTTTGGAAGACTTCAAGATTTTGGGAGAAGGATTGGTCAAATCAGTAGAGGCTCGTACAGAGAAATGGTCCATTTAG